A region of Allocoleopsis franciscana PCC 7113 DNA encodes the following proteins:
- a CDS encoding GUN4 domain-containing protein produces MTNHLNQPRPGNFLLREQSSSTEMSCLMGLEELKSHLSSKSKETRIAVLSEALKCGQPGKNWIFQILKHETGPVQWGAYDVLWDSANESTRQKLLPYWPLHSEVGVDYTRLRDLLAAGQWKEAEGETKKVMLKAAGREKEGLLDREASENFPIVDLRTIDQLWVKFSKGRFGFSVQKQILQRLVGEENVNPETSERRRVAEDFKVHINEFGEQVGWRMAGNWLNFRDLMFDTCAPEGHLPSPSFATPCNGNEGEEQQPWGRWCVSFCFGGIKCGVLFLGWWSLLSRLDS; encoded by the coding sequence ATGACAAATCATCTCAACCAACCTCGTCCCGGCAACTTCCTTCTTCGTGAGCAATCCTCATCAACAGAAATGAGTTGCTTAATGGGACTGGAAGAATTAAAGTCGCATTTGAGCAGTAAATCCAAGGAAACTCGAATTGCTGTACTCTCCGAGGCGCTTAAATGCGGTCAGCCTGGAAAAAATTGGATTTTTCAGATTCTCAAGCATGAGACTGGCCCTGTGCAGTGGGGCGCGTATGATGTGCTTTGGGATAGTGCCAATGAGAGTACTCGACAAAAGTTATTGCCCTATTGGCCTTTGCATTCAGAAGTTGGGGTAGACTACACCCGCCTGCGGGACTTGTTGGCAGCCGGTCAGTGGAAAGAGGCGGAAGGGGAAACCAAAAAGGTCATGCTCAAAGCAGCAGGACGCGAGAAGGAAGGTTTACTCGACAGAGAAGCGAGTGAAAATTTTCCCATCGTAGACCTTCGTACCATTGACCAGTTATGGGTTAAGTTCTCAAAAGGGCGCTTCGGATTTAGCGTGCAAAAGCAGATTTTGCAGCGTCTGGTGGGAGAGGAGAATGTCAACCCAGAAACGTCAGAACGCCGTCGCGTTGCTGAAGACTTTAAAGTACACATCAATGAGTTTGGTGAACAGGTAGGATGGCGCATGGCGGGAAATTGGTTGAACTTTCGCGACCTGATGTTTGACACCTGTGCACCGGAAGGACACCTGCCTTCACCTAGTTTTGCCACTCCTTGCAATGGCAATGAGGGGGAAGAACAACAACCTTGGGGACGGTGGTGTGTTTCGTTTTGTTTTGGGGGGATTAAGTGTGGGGTGTTGTTTTTGGGTTGGTGGTCTTTGCTTTCACGGTTAGACTCGTAA
- a CDS encoding glutamate-5-semialdehyde dehydrogenase, translating into MTASPVASLPLTAIAKATRQAARQLAVLPTEARNQAVEAIAQALEAATPEILAANAADCQAAQAEGIAKPLYNRLKLDETKLKAAIEGVRDVGKLADPVGTVQIQRELDEGLILKRITCPVGVLGIIFEARPDALIQITSLAIKSGNGVILKGGKEAIRSCETLVKAIHQGLSTTAVDAAAVQLLTTREEIRALLQLDEYVDLIIPRGSNEFVRYVQENTRIPVLGHADGICHLYIDRAAELQKAVEITVDAKTQYPAVCNAIETLLVHSAIAPTFLPLAAAALQKRNVELRGDEVTCQILEMAAATEEDWSTEYNDLVLSIKVVDSLEEAIAHINTYGSRHTDAIVTEDPNIADTFLNQVDSANVFHNCSTRFADGFRYGFGAEVGISTQKMPPRGPVGLEGLITYKYKVTGNGHIVAPYAGKDAKPFTHRDF; encoded by the coding sequence ATGACCGCTTCTCCTGTTGCTTCCCTCCCCCTAACCGCGATCGCTAAAGCTACTCGTCAAGCTGCACGGCAGTTGGCGGTACTCCCCACTGAGGCGAGGAATCAAGCGGTGGAAGCGATCGCCCAAGCCTTAGAAGCCGCGACTCCAGAAATTTTGGCGGCAAATGCGGCGGATTGCCAAGCGGCACAGGCGGAGGGGATTGCGAAACCTTTGTATAATCGCCTGAAGCTGGATGAGACGAAGTTGAAAGCGGCGATTGAGGGGGTGCGCGATGTGGGGAAGTTGGCTGATCCCGTGGGTACGGTGCAAATTCAGCGGGAACTGGATGAAGGATTAATCCTGAAGCGGATTACCTGTCCGGTGGGGGTTTTGGGGATTATTTTTGAAGCGCGTCCCGATGCCTTGATTCAAATTACCTCCTTGGCGATTAAGTCGGGGAATGGGGTGATTCTTAAAGGGGGCAAAGAAGCGATTCGTTCTTGTGAAACGTTGGTGAAAGCGATTCATCAAGGATTATCGACAACGGCGGTAGATGCGGCGGCGGTGCAATTGCTGACAACCCGAGAAGAAATCCGGGCGTTGTTGCAGCTTGATGAGTATGTGGATTTAATTATTCCTAGGGGATCGAATGAATTTGTCAGGTATGTGCAGGAAAATACGCGCATTCCGGTTTTAGGTCATGCGGATGGTATTTGTCATCTATATATAGATCGGGCGGCGGAACTTCAGAAAGCGGTTGAGATTACGGTGGATGCGAAGACGCAATATCCAGCGGTTTGTAATGCGATTGAAACGCTGCTGGTGCATTCTGCGATCGCACCAACTTTCCTACCCCTAGCGGCGGCGGCTTTACAAAAACGGAATGTGGAGTTGCGCGGGGATGAGGTAACTTGCCAGATTTTGGAGATGGCGGCTGCCACTGAGGAAGATTGGTCTACGGAGTACAACGATTTAGTTTTGTCGATTAAGGTGGTAGATTCTCTGGAAGAGGCGATCGCACATATCAATACATACGGTTCTCGGCATACGGATGCAATTGTTACCGAAGACCCAAATATAGCGGATACGTTTCTCAATCAGGTGGATTCGGCGAATGTGTTTCACAACTGTTCTACCCGTTTTGCGGATGGTTTCCGCTATGGTTTTGGCGCAGAAGTGGGAATTAGTACCCAAAAGATGCCGCCGCGTGGGCCGGTGGGGTTAGAAGGGTTGATTACTTATAAGTATAAGGTGACAGGGAATGGTCACATTGTTGCTCCTTACGCGGGTAAGGATGCTAAGCCGTTCACTCATCGGGATTTTTAG
- a CDS encoding NUDIX hydrolase yields the protein MNQIILRAAIDNGVTMISEKMLQFQPDAEEVFDILDPVTGYPTGQTKARSLVHAEGDWHGAFHLWLVSHSKEPMMYLQRRKEDKDVAPGYLDVPVGGHYRSGEKMADGVREVEEEIGLTVKLEDLTPLGKRLVVYREQGVKNNELIDVFLYETDLTIEAFKLQPEELAGFYEIPVREMLKLFTLEGYSYEAQGVELLNRLPQAHQMNVTKKSFVPSIDAYPYKVAIQVERYFEGKQYLSI from the coding sequence ATGAATCAGATCATTTTGAGGGCTGCGATCGATAATGGGGTCACTATGATTTCGGAAAAAATGCTTCAATTTCAACCAGATGCAGAAGAGGTTTTCGATATCCTAGACCCCGTTACAGGTTATCCTACAGGACAGACAAAAGCTCGCTCTTTAGTTCATGCAGAAGGGGATTGGCACGGAGCATTTCATCTTTGGCTGGTTAGTCATAGTAAAGAGCCGATGATGTATTTACAACGTCGCAAGGAAGATAAAGATGTGGCTCCGGGATATCTGGATGTGCCGGTTGGGGGTCATTACCGTTCGGGCGAAAAGATGGCGGATGGGGTACGGGAAGTTGAAGAAGAGATTGGTTTAACGGTTAAATTGGAAGACTTGACACCCTTGGGGAAGCGCTTGGTGGTTTATCGAGAACAAGGGGTTAAAAATAATGAGCTTATTGATGTTTTTTTATATGAAACTGATTTAACTATTGAGGCGTTTAAACTTCAGCCTGAAGAGTTGGCGGGTTTCTATGAGATACCAGTGAGGGAAATGTTGAAGTTATTTACCTTGGAGGGCTATAGTTATGAAGCTCAAGGGGTGGAGTTGCTGAATCGGTTGCCTCAAGCGCATCAGATGAATGTAACGAAAAAAAGTTTTGTGCCCTCAATTGATGCTTATCCGTATAAAGTAGCGATTCAGGTTGAGAGATATTTTGAAGGAAAACAATATCTGTCAATTTGA